One segment of Rosa chinensis cultivar Old Blush chromosome 6, RchiOBHm-V2, whole genome shotgun sequence DNA contains the following:
- the LOC112173550 gene encoding uncharacterized protein LOC112173550 — MAYLMLKFPGTKLHLLPVSLRPNKTTATLSSSSFTMWRLPAARSGGLGIAAISYVAVDYLRHLSPTWHRRLMPALWTALALVSVSRVPFYKHWSSEFRSVKAFVASMLFMLLTLLVEAACVRFVTAVVGLEWHIDTSPLPDTGQWFLLAQNEKLPHAVVEILRARIVGLHHFLMLFMILAFSVLFDSVKAPGLGLGARYMFTMAIGRILRSITFVTTIVPSARPWCATVRFGIPLYPHRWAQKYYVPYASDSNAIRQVIRNDMAFADTGKLIGDYRPDWGPMSFLIDFLRPTVTDGSWYNLLRTAGGGCNDLVYSGHVLVAVLTAMAWTEAYGGFSSGFIWLLVLHSAQREIRERNHYTVDCVVAIYVGILLWKVTGFLWSANDTSTGRRINVLEKIQNRLTQAAKDDNMDEVRELLREVELVSQENQKAPSKAMWLLGCGIVISAITIVLLALVLTSDG, encoded by the exons atggcctACTTAATGTTGAAATTTCCGGGTACCAAGCTTCACCTCCTCCCAGTCTCCCTCAGACCAAATAAGACTACTGctactctctcttcctcctccttcaccATGTGGCGGCTGCCGGCAGCTAGGTCCGGCGGGCTGGGCATCGCCGCCATTTCCTACGTGGCAGTCGACTACCTCCGCCACCTCTCCCCCACGTGGCACCGTCGTCTTATGCCGGCCCTCTGGACCGCCCTCGCTCTCGTCTCCGTCAGCCGCGTCCCGTTCTACAAGCACTGGAGCTCCGAGTTCCGGTCCGTCAAAGCCTTCGTTGCTTCCATGCTTTTTATGCTCCTCACTCTTCTCGTTGAAGCCGCCTGCGTTCGATTCGTCACCGCCGTCGTCGGCCTCGAATGGCACAT TGATACATCTCCTCTTCCTGACACTGGCCAGTGGTTTCTTTTGGCACAGAATGAGAAACTACCTCATGCAGTAGTCGAAATATTGAGAGCCCGTATTGTTGGACTGCATCACTTCCTCATGTTGTTTATGATCCTGGCTTTCTCGGTACTGTTTGACTCTGTGAAAGCTCCTGGCCTTGGACTAGGTGCACGGTATATGTTCACCATGGCCATTGGCCGTATTCTTCGTTCTATAACTTTTGTTACAACAATTGTACCATCAGCCAGGCCTTGGTGTGCTACTGTTCGGTTTGGAATTCCTTTATATCCTCATCGTTGGGCTCAGAAATATTATGTCCCTTATGCTTCGGATTCCAATGCTATTCGCCAGGTGATACGAAATGATATGGCGTTTG CTGATACTGGAAAATTAATTGGCGACTACCGTCCGGACTGGGGTCCCATGAGCTTCCTGATTGATTTTTTGCGACCCACCGTAACCGATGGATCATGGTATAATTTGCTGAGGACCGCTGGAGGCGGCTGCAATGACCTCGTGTACAGTGGGCATGTTCTAGTTGCTGTATTGACAGCTATGGCTTGGACG GAAGCATATGGTGGTTTTAGCTCGGGCTTCATATGGTTACTTGTCTTGCATTCTGCACAGAGAGAAATACGGGAACGAAACCATTATACTGTAGATTGTGTTGTAGCTATTTATGTGGGCATCCTCCTTTGGAAGGTGACAGGTTTTCTCTGGTCAGCCAATGACACATCCACAGGAAGGAGGATCAATGTACTAGAGAAAATTCAAAATCGACTTACCCAAGCCGCTAAGGATGACAATATGGATGAAGTGAGAGAACTCCTTAGAGAGGTTGAGTTGGTCAGTCAAGAGAACCAGAAAGCACCGAGCAAGGCTATGTGGTTACTCGGTTGTGGTATTGTAATTTCTGCAATCACCATCGTTCTTCTAGCGTTAGTATTGACAAGTGATGGATAA